ACCAACGGGATAATAAATAGGAAATTAGCATAAATGAATCAAAGTCGAATAGAATGCAAGGTTCAAGAATGCATTGCTTGGTGGCTATACCATGGGAtacaatacaataaaataattcgTTGTTTACACCAAATCATATCAATTTGTCATGTATTATTTAATACTAATAAATTGAGAATGTAATATGCAACTAACAATattataaagattaaaaaacatCATGTACTTCACTAGGTTGGCGTGAAAAAATTTCCGATACGGATACCATCAGGTCTACTAAAGGTTTGACCTGTCTCAAAGTTTTAACTTTGTAATTTCCGATTGCTAGCACGGAGGCAACAAATTATGCAAGGTTAACTGTTTTGAAACACGACAAATATGAAGGCAAAACAATATGTTCTAGATAGTTTAATGCAGAGCACTCAAAACTATCCCCAATGTCACTTCCTAGCACAAATTCAGATTTAGTCGGGCTCCAACGCGATACCGGACTTTCAGTTATTGGGAAAAAATAAATAGACTTCTAATGTCGAATCAAGATCAACTAGGACAGAAATAAAGCATCGAGTCGAACTCTTCTTTGCAGTCTCTCCCTTGGCCTTTGGAGAGGAGAGGGCAGAGAAGAAAACGTCCTTCGCGCAAGTTTTTTTTGCTTCCTGCGTCCTTACTAGTAAAAAAGGGACCAAGAAGGCATTCTGGTACGAAGGCCGGTGGGCAACAAAAAGAGACAGCACTCTAAACAACATTGTCTGAAACCACATGTAACGACACATCACAGCTGAATACCTAACAAGCAAATTAGGAATTTATATTAACACAGCTGATCCAAGGAGCACAGAGTCATGGGAATTACCCAAAAGGGGTTTCATGAGCTCAATTCAACTAAAATTACATAaacaagagaaaagaaagattcCACTGGTATTAAAAATTATAACCAAGATGTTCCAAAAGCGTAACAACACTTGAAATACACCCGGCCAACCAAAAAACTTATACACCATAGCAGCAGTAGGCAACTTCGTCTCCTCGAGTTTTTACTTTCACTGAAATACcatcaacaaaataagtaaatcAGCTTGATTGACTCCCCAATTTGAGCTCCTTACTGTCGCATTAGATTTTCGTTCAACTGCCTCAGAAGTCAAACTCTCCATTTGCCTGGACAAGTAACCAATGACCAACCAAATAGATCAACTCAGAGGATAAAAACAACAGCAACAAaaaaaaggacctatttggcAAATAAAACAAGATAAGTAGAACAAAAGGTTCTAAAAATCCAACCTTATTGAAAAGAATGTCTTTATTATTTATGTGCATTATGCCATCCTTAAGGGTGCATTTCCACCTGCTCTTTGTACGTGTCACCTACAGAAGTTTGTATCAAGTCAGTTTTTGTAGCACAAGTCAAGACACTTCCATGTTTTTAGATAAACAACAAATGGGGCATACAAAATCTTCTTCACTCAATACATTAAGAAAACGAACATCTTAACCTTGTCAAACTGAGCCAAAACTAGATGTGCTGTGTTAAGATCCTCCCCTTGGTCCACATCATCCAAATCATCGTCGTCATCTTCATTCAAGGGCTCGTCGTcatcatcaatatcatcattctgAAGGACAGGAGCAGGAGTAGGTGCTTGCATATCTAAAGGATGCAAAGAAGATGTTCACGCAGCATCAGAATAAAGATAAGTTATAGCAATAGAAATTATGCAGCTGAGAATAAATTACCATTTGGTGCTGGTGTGTTGACTATATTATAGTCTTCATTGACCACCCCTTGATAATAGATCTTCAAGTTGCGAGAAAACAAAGAAGGTTACTAAAATATAATTCTGAAGCTGTCAAATTTCGTGTTTCTCAAATAATATGAGGAGAAAGGATAAAGAAGTTCTCATCCTCACTCCAACAAAGATCTAGAAGCTGAGTTATATGTTACAGGATAGGCGCAATAGTAATTAAAGATTGTATTTGCTATTCCACATTATGATTACAGACAGGATTCAGAAACATACACTAGGCTACACTTCTCAGTCCAAAATTTAGGGCAGAATCTAGGAATGGATGTTATACTGACCAAAATACCAAGGTTAGGggatatttttcaaaatagaaTAAACGAGGCAGGTAATTGTTCGCGAAAAAGATGCGACTTCTCAGTCAAAAGTAAAATAGAATAGTGTTAGGTTATTTATTTACGCAATTCTTCATTTGATGTATTAACCAGGTTAACTTTTCATGTAGGTTAAGGGAAAAGAGTTCCACTGATTTGTTCTATTTGAGTATGTTAGAAATATGTTAAGATAATAGTAGGAAGAcatgggtgggtgggtgggtatGTGATATCGCATCAAATTCTGACTACCATTTAATAATAGAATTGCTTCCTGATATAGTGGGCTTCGCCACTGAAGGGGAAAAAAAGGTTCTTTTCCTGGTCAAACCAAACAGAAATTACATCATCCATAATGGATCAGGGTGTGCTGTTcttaaacaaaaagaaaatttatttttttgacctttttataagtaaaaaaaaaatatattagtttGCATTGACATAAATTCTTAGATATAGAAAATTTTGTTGTTCAATCAGAAGGGTCAGATAATTTGGATGGATGAATATTGGACCATCTTTTTGTGAGCTTATTTAATGACATAATAGCTAAAGTTTTCAGGGTCTTGAACAGCTCCAAACCAACTCAACCATGCCTTCCTACGTAGGTAACTGACAATCCCATCAAAAGTAAACACCAACATATCTGTTTCTCATTCAAATAAGCACTTTGTGAACCAAGTCAATACAATACTAAGATTTTGAATTATCTGCACCACACTACCCCAGCCAGACAAGGGAAGCTTCATTGGGTTGTGGTGAAAAGTGGTAACAAGGGCCATTCATATGCATAACCATTTCCCTTATGCACATGGGCTAATGTTCACATAGATCATAACCACAGGTGAGCAGTGTAAGGAAGTCGGCTAATCATTACGACATTATTCTGCTAACAGATCTATAACGTATATTTTAATCGTTTTGCTCTATTGGAAGGTGATCTACAAAAAACacctttcaaaactcaaaagcATTTGAAATTCATCCTCAAGAGTATAAGGTAACTTTCAGGGCACCTCAAAATTAAAATGCCACAACAGAAGCAAAAACAGATACATTGCACAAGAATGAGAACTGCAACAAAAATAACACGTGTGCAATCAACAGGGTAACTATGACTTGAATAAAtaggacaaaaaaaataatcgtGGTATAGCATGTATGCCTCCCAATGACGATGTAGAACTTGCATTGGGTGACTCATCAAAAGGAAGAAAAACTTACATTGGGTGTAGAAAGCGCATCATCATAAGAGTCGGGAATTGGACCGTCAAATTGAGGAATTCTATAAGCAGAAGTCTGGACATGGGTGACCAACTCAAGCTGAATATTGCTGCCTTCACCACTCTGTAAAGTACCAGCTGTTATCAAACCAATACATCTTGTTCTTGCTATAGATTATTTTGAAAAGCAGAACCATAATTCAAAAGGGTGATCACCAATTGGAGTGCATCTATTCAGACAAGTAGAGCACCACTATGGTAATCCTCTAATAATGTAATTCCATGTCAAGAGCTCTATTTTAATAATGTCAGCAACTCAACTGCATCCTCCTTGTAGGACTAAATTTCCAAGAAATTACTCATGTTATTGAGTATTGACCTTGCTGTGAGAGTAATCGATCTACTTTCTCTTCCCACCCAAGCTAACCCAAAACAAAAGGAGCAGGAACGAAAAGTGTGTGTGGCATGGatataaaacatatttcatctAGTATTTTGAAATGGATGGATGGTCATAAAAAGATTGGCTATCAAATTATATGGAGGATGCAAGGAGCACATATCGAGGATAAAATGATCTCACCTAGAAGTGAGAGTAATCGATCTACTTTCTCTTCTCACCCCAAGCTAACCCAAGCCAAAAGGATCAGGAACGAAAAGGAGGGGGGGGGAGGTGTTTTACATCCATGGATATAAAACACATTTCATCTAGTATTTTGAAATGGATGTGTGGTCATACAAGATTGGATATCATATTATATGGAGGATCAAGTAGCACATATCGAGGATAAAATAAGCAAATGAATTCTGTGATAGATTGGGCATGTCCTACGTAACCCTACATATACGATGATGAAGATGTTACAATGGGACAAGTTAATCCTAAAATAACATGGAAAACAGTTAACTCAAAAGACCTACAACTTTTCGAAATCAATAGCTAAGAAAAGAAACTCATGAAAGCAAAGCATAGATATAGGTGATAATAATTAGTTGGAATTAATGTTTAGTGGTGGCTACACTTCTAGAGACTCATATATGAGGGATTATGAAATCCAGAGAATCTCCTTTTTtaaaactctctctctctctctctctctctctctctctctctttatgATGGTGTTAACCCGTATCATCTTACACCCACCTTGACAATTCCACTGAATACGTACTACCTCCCACCAACGTAGATATCAGGTAACACTATCCATCAAGGCTTAGACACATGGAAAGAAATTAGGCCAGATAGAGTGGAATGCTTACAAAGGATACATACACCTGACCCAAACTAGTTTGGATTTAAGGCATTGATTGATTGAAACATTTTGATGAATTCATCTTAGCGACCAAGAGACATCAGAAATTCTAGAGCACAAAGCAAAGTCAAATTTGTTAGATCAAAAGTTTTACCCAATAGGGGGACAGCTTATATTCAAACATTTAGGTTTGTACGCATGTTACATTGTGTAACCATACAAGTTCCAGTCCATGCTGTCCGCTGCATTGACACaacctcccccccccccaaaacaACTGCTCTTTCCAGCTATAATGGTCATATGATCACAAGTATTGTTTGCAAAAGTTTAAGAGTTAATATCACAGATTTATGACATAAATATATGCAAGTATCCCATTCAGTGAATAAGCAAAAGCCGTGCCTTAATGTTGTCATATATTGTATCCGCAGCACCATCTTGTTGAGGTATGTATCCCCCATTATGATATTGAGGTGGAAAATCTTCCCTTTTCCGCTTTCCAGCAGAATTCATAAAGAAGTCCTGCAATTTAGCTGACATCAAGTCCAATACAGAACCAAAAGGTAACATGTTTTTGTAGAGGTAATATGTTTAGAGCCAAGAGAAAGGGAAAATTCAGTAGTACAGGGCATTGATGTGATATATAAATAGATGTGTTGCTCGAGTACACAAGAGGGTTGAAATTGAGAGTGCAAATCGAACTCACATAGTTCCTTCCCTGGATTTGTACACTATCTCAATTGCATCCAACATCATGATGCAAACTCAATATTATGCAGTAAAAGCATCTAACAACTACCCCTTCCCACCCCCTAAAGAACCTAAAATATGTGTTCATGTGTTCAATACAGAGCAACTTTCTAATATAAACTGTGTACAAAGCAAAGCAATTTCTAATTAGCACTTCCCCCATCAGGATGAAACCCtgcattttttattaaaatgatctccaaaTTACCAAGTGTTGCTTTGAGACCCTAAAGTCAATAAAACCaggaagataaataaattctgACCAAAAGTTTTTCAAGACCGATCAGCAATTGAACCACCACACATTTCTCAATGATCATTTCTAAACTACCAAGATAAGTAACAGTAAAAGTTCTTGCTAAATGTTAAAAAACGTCAGTTTGGGAGTTTTCAGAGACAAAAGAAGGGTTATCTTTAAATGTCAGTTTGGGAGTTTCCagagagaaaagaaggattATCTTTAAACGTCAGTTTGGGAGTTTCTAGTTGCTCTTGTTTGCGCGTCTACTTGTGAGGAAATTTTCCAGGTGTGGAAGTTAAAATTATGCATGTGTATGTATGTTTAACAGGAACAACATGTGACGTGATTTACAAGAAAGATGATGTGGCCTTTCTCTCTTTAGCAAATATATAGAAGTATAATGTTTCACCTGAGTCATGGGTTGCTGAGAACCTCCACGATCGCCTTCTTCTCGGCCTTCAACATAAGCTGCAGCAGGAGGAAGGCGACTAATGCTTAATATACATATGCATCAAAATGATTTGCTTCCatggaatatattaaaatattttgctcaccAACATTAACATCAAGGGGAGGCCTTTGATTCAACCAAGGGGAGGGTGGCTGCTGCACAAGTAAAATCAAACATTTTCAATACTATACTATCTAGCAACCAGAATACTAGAAGCAACCGAAAAATGGGAAAGGCCACCAAATTATCATATTAGAAAAACTAAACTTGCATGTTACCAACATAAATCATACGCAACAGATGCAGATCCCTTTAAACAGAACACAACAAGGATAGTGAAATGCCTACCATGAATGGGCTAGGTCTCCCTGGACCGGCTTTCATCTCAGTTGCACTACCAGTATCATTCAAAGGAGAGTAATCACTAGGTGTAAAAGGAGTGCCACCTGTTGGATTATTATACATTGAGCTATCAGCTGTTCCAGGAAGAGGTGTTTGGGCAGTTCCTGGAAGGGGTGTCTGCACTGTTCCAGGTAATGGTGTTTGGGCAGTTCCAGGCAAGGGAGTCTGCAATGGAGTCTGCAAGTTGGAAACATACATGTGTCAATTTAGGAACCTAGCTTACTTACTAATTAAAAACAGGCAAGCtgaaaccaaaaaataaaaaaataatcaagtacTCACTGGAGGAAACAGTATATCCGCGGTGGGAGTTTCATACTCCTCATTGCCTTCATAAGGCATATTAAGGTCATGAACAGGGGTTATTGGACCTCCAGGCGTAGCTTTGGCAGCTGAATTCCTTTCTATCGTACCCAATATTGCCCCAGCGTCCATCATCTTCATCTCCCATAACTAAAATATTCACAGAAAATTATCAAACTCAAAACCCTTAAAATTCACCGAACTGGATCCATAAACCATCAAAAGAGGGAAGTAAAAAACAGGGTAATCAgatcaaccaaaaaaaaaaactagaataGTAATCCACTAAATTTAAGCCCTAGAAATAAAGAAACATTCTTAAATCGCGTCATTAAATAgctaaaaattgaaaattcGATGGAAAAAAGAGAGATTACTGCTTGGAGTTCCTTGAGGATGTTCTCTCCGGGACCACCGTTGTTGATGAACTCATCACGGACCTTGCTAATGACATCCTCGATGACATGGATGTAAACATTGCTGGTAGTCGAACTCGCCATTCCTTCCAAACCTAGGGCTTTATCAAGACAAATACGAACAGAGTAAAGATCGTACGAAACTAAACCCTAACCAATTGATAACATATCGGAGAAATAGGGCCTAGGGTTTTCGAACGTCGGTGAAGGGTTTGAAGTGAACGGAGCGGcggagagagagaaaagagatGAAAGGATACGAAAGAGCGGAGGTGAAGACGAATAAAAGATTGGAATATAAATAGGTTTGCATCCGATTATATGCGTGAGGACACGTGGCGGTATCTGCTAGCTCCCAATTTTAGTCAATTTTGGGGAAAAATAAAGTTggaagatttattttttttatgacagACAATGGGTGGGGATCACCAAGTACGTAACTTCTCGTctctatttataataaaaaaaaattaaaattaaaaaatattatacttttATATAAACTTTAACTAGCAATTTAGAATTCCAACTCctactttaaattattatttcaatATTCAATTTGCCATATTGCTGAAAAATATTAATTCTACTAATGATTGCTTCCAAATAAGAGGGAAAGAATCTGTTTTGCTCTTGAAGTATTCGAAAGAAGACATTTTTGTCTTTGTTCTTTTAATTGTTTCATTTTGTTGGGGAGGGGGTTGaatgtaaaaaatataataacacaggaaaatatgtatataaagaCTTCCCATTTTAACAAATTGcttttgttttcttcttatcCCTTACGTGTTAGATATATGTGATTATTTCTAAACATGAAAATGATGTAAATTGATGAGTTGAATATTATTAGAACTCTTAGaagagtttttttaaaaaaaaatagattatttgtgaaaataaattgaaataagaaatttatcGAATTTCTTAATCGTGAAGTATCGTATTATTATGTCATTTACAAAAGTTTTTAGTAGGattctataaaatattttatattctcTTTTTAGTAGATTGTTGAGCTCTACCATTTGTAGTGTAGCTCAACCTATCATACACCAATTGAGTACCAATAGCTTTCATCATGTAATTATCATATATTACATGCTTGCTCATTCACTACTGGCAATATTTTGCATGCCAATTTCATGGATTCACGTCCTTTCGCTATGAGAATTAAGTTTGTGACACGATTTGTGTTGTATGTAAGTATATGCTATATATCATGTCACATTATAAAAGattgtgattgaatgatgaatactttttttttaatcaaagattttgaatttgaacttttaGTATGAAGTCGTCTTTGATAGATAACACTTTACCCCTAAAGTGGGATCTATCGTCGTGCCCCAAAATGTATATCGAATATCAtatgaaaaacaaaataaaaaattaaatgtataTACATACCATGTGACAAAAATAGTGACACTCCTCATGGTTTATTGTTCTGGTTAGTAGGATATCTCATCTGTATCTATTAAGTAAACAAGTGCAATTCAATCCCCACCATGCAACTTCAATCTTTAAATTTCATTTGCTAACTGATCCTTTATTTAACCTCAGATTATTTGTGATGATTCTTCATTTTGTCGTTAacttcttattttctttgggGTACAAATTgataattaattagataagaCAAATAATTAGGATCTCGGTTTtcattctatattttttttaaattcatgtAAGTGGGTCATTCTCATATATATTTGCACATACCAATTTTGTAAAGGAATTGGCTCGTCAATTAGCTAAGGATATGTTTGTCTAGATTTTATTTTCACAATAAAAAATAGCTATTCTTCAACTATAACTATTAAATGCTAGCTTTTTTTAGTTGCATTTCCCAAAAAATAGTAGTCACGGTTGTTTCTaggaaaagaaataaatgaacaCATATTACATAAGTTACACATTTGACCGGTCagcaaaaaaaattacacaGTAATTGTtattcaatatacatatattatacactAATGATACATTTTTTCGATTATTTCTTTGGAAGAGCGGCTATATTTAAGCTAATTTTACAAGTAAAGCCCATTTTAGTGGGCTAGTATTGTCGTATTGGCCTATGGGCTTTCTATCTGTATTTCAATTgtgacccaatttctcaaaaCTTTTTGAAAGGACACTGACCAGTCAGTGTGTGACATTATCGTTTAATTTGCGGAtagaattatttttgaattatggttatgaattataattttaggATTAGTTTATCTCATTTTGAAAGTGTGATAGAATAGAATCCATTGGAATTAAATTTATACTCTATTTGAtaagaaatataaatttatctCATACCAAATTTATACCTTCAACCAAACAGAATATAATTTTAATCCCAAAGTTAATTCTGAAATATACCTCATTCCACTTTTTAAACTACCCCTACAAGTTGCATAATCTTGTGACCATAAAATCAACTTGGCCAACTTAATAGTTTATTTGGAATTTCACCTATAATTAGGATCAGTACTCAGGCAAGTAGCTTAAGGGAGTCAATTACATTTGGCCATATATTGTACGTACAAATTTATATTAGTACTTAAAATCTAGTGAATCTATGGACAACCAAATTTTGGTGGCGGTTGGCCATGGAATTTTCCTCCTCTTTATTGGGTTGAACTTCGAAAATATATttgatcataaaattaaaaaatttaacatcAAAATGAATTTTGcaatttttggaaatttaaaaaatatcaaaaaattgtTTTGCCTTTTTCCTATTTCATATTActcataaaaattgaaaaataactctaatttatattcatgatcaaacatattttactttttatttttttaaaaaaaaataaaaattactttttttaattttcacaaTGAAACATGATcaaatgattattttatttaaattcgtaaaatttttgaattatattaaattcaaaatatgtaAGCCAAAACAAATATTCTTCTTAATTGTTTGATTTCAATAAAGTTTAATTCATTGGGTTAGCCCGTCAAATTGGGCTACAATATAATATTAAGCTCGAGATGTCCTTTTAGTCTAAAGACCCAATTtgatgacacatgtcaaacaaagaatttaataaaatcatgccatattttaaaatgacatagcATGTCTAATCAAATCAAAAGCGAATAAAACTGTTTCATGCGTGCACAAATGACATGTTCCGACTAATTAAATATCACTCTTAAATTTAAGATCAAgccaaaattcttttaaattcaaatataagTTAAGTTCAAGATCACCAAATTTAAGATCTAATTTCAAATCCTTAAATCAAATACAAGTCAATATCAAATTCGTCCGGATCAAATTCATCAACATCAAACTTAAAAGTCATTGAatgcatatttattaaaaagaagAATCAGATCAAAATGTCATATAATTTGAATATGTGGTATTAACCATAGTGTGgtattgaattttaaaaaatattgtacTAAATATAGAATGTCGGCTTATTTCTTCCAATTCAAGTTAAAAGGTAATTATTTgtgttttttcttcttgattCTGCTACTGCTGATAAATTAAGTCCTAATAAGACTAAAATCTTGAGTTCTGATCATGAGATACAAACACACTCTAATTTTGGCATTATTGTCAATTCTTCAAGGCAAATTGAAGGGACTAAAATTTTGAGCCACTCGAAAGGCCAAATTTAATCTTGAAGCTCAATATATATCTTTCTTCTCCTCTAAGTTCCACACTCTT
This Solanum dulcamara chromosome 8, daSolDulc1.2, whole genome shotgun sequence DNA region includes the following protein-coding sequences:
- the LOC129899107 gene encoding transcription initiation factor IIA large subunit-like isoform X2 translates to MASSTTSNVYIHVIEDVISKVRDEFINNGGPGENILKELQALWEMKMMDAGAILGTIERNSAAKATPGGPITPVHDLNMPYEGNEEYETPTADILFPPTPLQTPLPGTAQTPLPGTVQTPLPGTAQTPLPGTADSSMYNNPTGGTPFTPSDYSPLNDTGSATEMKAGPGRPSPFMPPSPWLNQRPPLDVNVAYVEGREEGDRGGSQQPMTQDFFMNSAGKRKREDFPPQYHNGGYIPQQDGAADTIYDNIKSGEGSNIQLELVTHVQTSAYRIPQFDGPIPDSYDDALSTPNIYYQGVVNEDYNIVNTPAPNDMQAPTPAPVLQNDDIDDDDEPLNEDDDDDLDDVDQGEDLNTAHLVLAQFDKVTRTKSRWKCTLKDGIMHINNKDILFNKANGEFDF
- the LOC129899107 gene encoding transcription initiation factor IIA large subunit-like isoform X1 gives rise to the protein MASSTTSNVYIHVIEDVISKVRDEFINNGGPGENILKELQALWEMKMMDAGAILGTIERNSAAKATPGGPITPVHDLNMPYEGNEEYETPTADILFPPTPLQTPLPGTAQTPLPGTVQTPLPGTAQTPLPGTADSSMYNNPTGGTPFTPSDYSPLNDTGSATEMKAGPGRPSPFMQPPSPWLNQRPPLDVNVAYVEGREEGDRGGSQQPMTQDFFMNSAGKRKREDFPPQYHNGGYIPQQDGAADTIYDNIKSGEGSNIQLELVTHVQTSAYRIPQFDGPIPDSYDDALSTPNIYYQGVVNEDYNIVNTPAPNDMQAPTPAPVLQNDDIDDDDEPLNEDDDDDLDDVDQGEDLNTAHLVLAQFDKVTRTKSRWKCTLKDGIMHINNKDILFNKANGEFDF